One Gossypium hirsutum isolate 1008001.06 chromosome A08, Gossypium_hirsutum_v2.1, whole genome shotgun sequence genomic window, TCCCGAAACAGGATCTGACGGGGATATCCTTAGAGCAGAATAAGAACGAAATTTAACCCTGTACTTTTTTTTTGAAGGCAATTAACCCAGTACTTATTAAAACGTTGTTGTGAaaatatttaatgtgaaattctctgaaaatatttaaaaactccGTATGATTTAATTAGTGTTTTCTTATTCCCTCAACAAATGTAGTGTTTTTACTTGTTGAAATAGGGAAAATGAGGAAACAATAAAAGGGAAAGAAACATGAAAATGTCTCCATTTATTTTCTGCTAATCAGTTAGGGTTTTAGGTTAGACACTTATATAGTTGTTAGAAACATATCTTCGCTATAAAATCTCATAAATAGGACTCAAAGATTTGCAAAAAAATGTCCCTCAATACAGAGGGAAACAACcaatcgaaaaaaataaaaatagaacacATAACAGGCGATAAAGTATCAAAAAAATGATGACATCACAAGATCTAAAAAGACGAATATAAGCAGTGTTTCATAAGGGTTTTAGGGTAGATACTTATATAGTTGCTAGAAACATATCTTCACTACAAAATCTCATAAATAAGATTTGCAAGAAAATGTCCCTCAATACAGATTACAGAGGGAAACAAACaaccgaaaaaaaaaaaaaaaaaacacataacaGGCGATAAACTATCAAAAAAATGACAACATCACAAGATTTAAAAAGACGAATATAAGCATAAATCTGAAAACTAAAACAGAGATGAAaacttgttcgaaagatgaaaaCCACTATACCCACATTAATAAAAGAAGATAAGCATAGACTTGAAACGAAAAAAGatgttaaaagaaaaagtaaaagtgaaaATCATACCTGAAATTACAATCCGGTACAGCCTACACCCGAAAATCATTGAACCAGGGGGTTCACAGGAGACTAGCccctaaaattttgaagctcccTAGCTTGTGGTATCCCATTCAAAATTGGAATACTTACATGTTTGGGCCTCCTAAACTTTCAAATTCTTCCCCAATTTTTTGCATTCTAttccataaaatgaatattttctatttttccccTCTTGAATTTTTTAAACTTCCTTAAATaccatacatttttaaaataggGTAAATTTATATTTAGTCCCCCTCTTAattttttaccctttaaaaaaattataatttgatataataaatttagtgatAGATTTGGTTTATAGTTCATCAATTTTATCTATTTACCTTTCCAACCAATCAAATACATATTAacattaattattgaattaatatttttaatcttatGCTTATAAGAATGAAAAGTAAAATTAAACCATTACACTATTTAACAGAAATTATATATTTACATGATTTACATTCTTATGATCATATATAGTCTTTTTCTTGTCTTTCTTTGTTAAAAAATCAGTGCAAATTGAGGTTTGGGGTTTTAGTGCTactaattataacaataatagaCCTTCCATGAAGGATTCAAACTCTTAACCCATCACCAGATTTGGAACAATAAATTTATACTTATATTTGAAAGACCATATCTCATAAAGCTTGAGTGCTCATGATAATACTACCATTCATAGGAAAAACAAACAATTTAACAGGGGGTTGGAAGAGATAAGGAAATTGTAGGGATCTACTGTAAAAAAAATGACATGAAGGCCATTACAGACATTTTCGTCAAGATGAAAACTAACAAAAGATACACAACACAAGAAAAATATGAATAACGATTAACCAAAAACAAAACTTACAGAAACATCGAGCACTGACCAGGCTCATAGACAACAGGTTGGTTTCTCATCTGAGCTAGCAGAAAAACTTGGATATAAATATATTGGCATTGATGTATTCGAAGAAAGAACTTCAGAGGCCTTATGATATGTGGTCATTGATTGACCACAGATAAAATCTAATGATACAGAAAACAATAGACAGTTAAACTTCGGACATTACCAAGTTCTGATTGGCAACAATAGTGTAATTATACAGAAACCCAACAGGCGAAGAAGAAAATATGAATATTGTTAAAGTAGAAATATAAGACAGAACCGGTTGAAGATGATAAGATACCTTATCACTGAAAATGCGAAAAAAATCCAGTCCCATATATTTGTCGAGTTCCTAACAAAAGGTAAAAACACCATTTAGTAGGAATAACATCACTGACATTCAATGCATCTagggagctatcgatatcagagaTTAGTTTTTGAAGGTGTTCATCCTTCAAGGCTTCACGGACTTCAttggaagaagctgcatgagAGAACATTGTAGATATAGTAGTGTGAAGCGAATTAACCAGATTCAGCATCAAGACAGTTTGTCTAAAGGTTCTCTGGCTCTAACACCATATAGATAATGAAAACATTTTGATCATACAAGCTAGTTATCTGAAGCTGGAAGGCATTTAAGCTTCTACCATACAACTCAATCTGGTGTACAATGCGCCCCTGAGAATCAATTTACCTGATGTGGAAAAATGCTTTGAAACCCGACATAAAACTTCATGCAGACCAAATCTAGCTAAAAGCAATGCAATCGGCTTActaaaaaatgcaaaaaatattCTACCACAAGTCTACCACAATACCCTTGGAATATCCTTTTAACGCATTACAACCTTTGAATCATCTATAACCACCATCAATACATTGAGCTCTAAGATATCTCAATGACATTTCAGTATTTCTCACATGGATACATTGAATTCTTATCGAAAGAAAAAGATCTACTGGCAATTCCAATTTATGCATCATTTCCATGACTAATACCTTGCAATACCCATTTTCCCTCAGTTTTATGAGCAACCAAACAAGGCAGAATGAGAAACACAATGTTACAAGTTCAAAACCACAATAATTCAGTAAATCATGATAAGATACAACATGCACTACTCACAATTGAACATGGCATCGAGAAACAgtgaaaaacaaataaattgtCAGAAAAGAAACGCTAACACTATCAGCTTCTGAAGAAATCAATGTCAACTAGAATACGAGAATGCGAGATATGATAAagctaatttattaaaaatttagtatTACAAgagctttaaaatttatttaaaatatcaactaGAAACCAATGTACTTGTACCACATTTACTTTGCTATGGAACATTGTGAATTTGTGGAATGAGTTGGATCAGAAAACAGGGATGCCCAAATGATGGCATGTCATCATGAATGCTTGTTCAGGCCAAGGAAGAAACGGTGTTTTCTCCTCTTAGAATGTCTCCCAGAACCTTTTGAGACAACATAAGGTAAAAAATGTACCTGCAATACACATCATAACATCTCAGGAGGAGGAATTCTTCATGTTTATAATTTACATGCTGCCAGCTGCTAGACATTATAGACCCAGTAATCGTAAATGAGGGCCAAATTTCTAGATCAATTTTAAGTTGGGATTCCTCTTAACAATATTTATAAAAGCCTATGTGGGATGATGGATTCCCATAATTCATTAGCATATGAAGCTTGTTTAAGTTGATATTCGCAAGGTCAATGGATGTTAAGGCTCCAAGGTGAGATCATAAGCAGGAAACGAGCAAAGACtgatcataaaaaaaaataataataataaattccagAAAAGTGAAGGGGCCATATACAACACCTGAGAATTATTTCGAACACCAAAATCCTGAAGTGCAGCGCCATCATTAAAGAGCTTCTCATTGTGGTGTGCTAGGCAGAAATTAGCCCAAACGTGCCTCCTATAACCACAAACAAAGTAAacattaaaaggaaaaaaataataatcctcAAAAACAGAACTTTATAGTAAACGTAATTGCtctgaattattttttttttctctaatacATCAAAATGCCACCAATTAATGTGAGGGTGGTTCTGGCCAAAAAAAAAAGTGAGGGTAGTTTAAGAGCAAAAACAAGATGATAAACCATGAAATGTGTCGATGCCCCATCTTGGATTGCTCTAACTCAATCACTTTCTTCTCGATTGCGAGCTTCAAGTCTTTCACCGTGGCTGAATTCATCACTGCAACATCTTCAAATTCCAAGGAAAGCCAATCCAAACAAGTACTGACTTTAGTTTCAAACACAAATTCTATGTGGCTGAAGGCCTGCCTAGCTCTGTGTGTCTGTGTGCGCGAGAGAGAGAGCATATGAAGCGTACCGAAGAAGGTTCCATCTAATTTGAAGATAGAGATACACATGGCACTCCCCAGTTCAAGGTTGATTAGGATATCGACATTGGACAAACTGGGTTCCTTAGGGACATCGGCGAGAATTGGATCGTCAAGGAGTGCAGCCAGTGTTGAAAGTAACGCCACTTTCTTCACGTATTTGCTGTTATATCCCAGCACTTTCCCTTCCTCCTTCGCCCCTGACTCCATTCGTACACTATGCTGATGCTAATCGCCCAAAACCAAGCGGAAAGGGTACTGGTTGCCGATATGCTTCACTGGATTTTGGAAATTCTAAGTCAAATACTTTGATTAATGAGGATTGCCCAACCCAAGAGTAAGAGCTTTTATTTGAATAGTATTGCAAAACCCTACTTTCTTATTCTaatatggaaaataaaaatatgacatcAGAATATTCTAATTTATTAGGAAAGttatatttaaagtaataaagaa contains:
- the LOC121204822 gene encoding U11/U12 small nuclear ribonucleoprotein 25 kDa protein isoform X1 codes for the protein MESGAKEEGKVLGYNSKYVKKVALLSTLAALLDDPILADVPKEPSLSNVDILINLELGSAMCISIFKLDGTFFGTLHMLSLSRTQTHRARQAFSHIEFVFETKVSTCLDWLSLEFEDVAVMNSATVKDLKLAIEKKVIELEQSKMGHRHISWRHVWANFCLAHHNEKLFNDGAALQDFGVRNNSQVHFLPYVVSKGSGRHSKRRKHRFFLGLNKHS
- the LOC121204822 gene encoding U11/U12 small nuclear ribonucleoprotein 25 kDa protein isoform X2, whose amino-acid sequence is MESGAKEEGKVLGYNSKYVKKVALLSTLAALLDDPILADVPKEPSLSNVDILINLELGSAMCISIFKLDGTFFDVAVMNSATVKDLKLAIEKKVIELEQSKMGHRHISWRHVWANFCLAHHNEKLFNDGAALQDFGVRNNSQVHFLPYVVSKGSGRHSKRRKHRFFLGLNKHS